The Cystobacter ferrugineus genome includes the window TGTTCCTGGTGCCCGGAGCGCTCATCTGGTTCGCCCGCCCGGACCTGCGCTGGGTGATGAAGCGGACGGTGCCCTTGGCGCTCCCGTTCGCCACCACCGAGTGGCTCTTCTATCCGGAGTACTGGACGCCCCGGTTCCTGTTCGATCTGGCCGATCGGATCGGCTTTGGACTCGAGGACGTGTTGTTCGTCGCCGGGCTGGGGGCCTTCGCCTCCACCGCCTATGCCGTGGCGTTCCGCCGGGCCGTGGTGCCGCGAGGGGACGCCGTGCGCTCCTTGCCGCGGGCCCTGGGCGCCCTGGGGGGCGTGTTGGGGGTGGCGGGGCTGTTGCGCGGGGGAGGGGTCCCCATCCTCTACGCCTCGGTGGTGGCGATGGGGGTGTGCGCGGCGGCTCTGTTGTGGGTGCGCCCGGACTTGTGGGGGCCGGGACTGCTCGGAGGGCTGATGTCGGCGGCCATCTACCTGGTGCTGTGTCTGATCTTCGCGGGGCTCGTGCCCGGGGTCTTCGAGCGCACCTGGAGGCCGAGCCTCCTGCTCCGGGGCCGGTTTCTCGGCGTTCCGCTCGACGAACTGCTGTACGGGTGGGGGGCGGGGGTGGTCGCCACGGTCGTTCCGGCCTGGACGTTTGGGTTCGGGTTCGGGAGGCGGAAGTAGGAGCCGGGTCGGGGACGTGCGTTCAGAAGATGGCGGGGCGTCCGGAATCACCCTGCTGTCGGGTAGAATCTCTGCTCCTATTGCGAGAAGAGCGGTGGCCTTCCTCCCCATTCGCCCGGACCCGGCCCCCTCCGATGGAGTGCCCCATGTCGACCGTTCCGTCCCAGAAGGTGTCGCTGTTGCCCCCGATGCTCGCGCTCATCGTGGGCTTCTTCGCCGGATGTGTCTTCGTCCACGACGACTACGATGGCTACGGCCGTCCCGGGCAATCCGCGTGTGACGACAGCTCGGACTGTCGCTCCAATCAGTACTGTATGCGGGGCCAGTGCGAGGACCTGGATGCCCAGGCGGAGACGTGCCGCTCGGCGGGGGACTGCACGCGCGGTGACACGTGCGTCAACGGCGTGTGCAACCAGTCGTGTAAGCGCAACGCGGACTGTCCCAACGGCGGCTACTGCGACGGGTACTACTGCCAGGTGACGACCCGTCCCGACGCGGGCACGAAGCCCACGGATGGCGGCACGCGGCCCACGGATGGTGGGCTGCCCCCGGTGGATGGCGGCTCGGGCTGCCCGCGTCCGCCCACGGACGGCGGCACGGGCACCCCGAGCGACGCGGGCTCCGCCATTTGCGTGCGCAACGCGGACTGCGCCTCGGGCAGTTACTGCATCAACAACGCGTGTGTGCGGGGCTGCTCGACGGACTCCGATTGCGGCGCCACGCAGCAGTGCTCGGTCGGGCTGTGCCGTCCCCGTGCGGAGCCCTCGTGCACCAGCGCCTCGCAGTGCACCGCGGGTTCGGACTGCGTGGACGGCTCCTGCCGCGTGCCCTGCACCTCCACCACCGCGTGCGCCTCGGGCTCCGTGTGCAAGGTGGGCTACTGCCAGCCCTCCGACTCCCCGGGCAGCGGCGCGGAGTGCTCCGTGAATTGTGATTGCCCCTCGGGCGAGCGGTGCGTGGAAGGCACCTGCCAGTTGTAAGCTCGCCTCCCATGACCAAACAGTCGTTGGAGCAGTCCCAGGCGGAAGGTGGCCTCCATCATCAGCTGTCGAAGCTCGTGGGCGAGTGGGAGGGCGTGACGCGGACGTGGTTCGAGCCCGAGACGCTCGAAGACGAGTCCGTCTGGCGCGGGACGATCCGTCCCGTGCTCGGGGGGCGCTTCGTGGTGCATGAGTACGAGGGCTCCTTCAAGGGCAAGCCGCTCGCCGGGATGGCCATCTATGGCTATCACCTCGATCCCGAGCGCTACGAAACGGCCTGGGTCGACAGCTTCCACACCGGCACCGGCATCATGTTCTTCACGGGAAGCCGGGGCAGCCAGGGCTACGCCGTCCAGGGCAGCTACGCGGCGCCCTCCGGTCCGCCCTGGGGCTGGCGCACGGAGATCCATCAGCCCGAGCCGGATCGGCTGCTCATCACCCACTACAACATTCCGCCCGAGGGCCAGGGCCCGGAGACCAAGGCCGTCGAGACGGACTACCGGCGGCGCGCTCCCTCGCGCTGAGCGGCTCAACCCGCCGCGGGGGGCTCGGCGGGGAGGCTCAGGTGCCTCTCCTCGATTCGCGAGCCCGCCGCCAGTACGAGCAGTCCCGCCCCCAACAGGGCCATCGTCCCGGACAGCGACCGCTCGGCGAGCAGACCGATGAGGGGATTCATCACCACGATCCCCAACGTGCGCACCATCGACACGAAGGAGAGCACGGTGGCGCGCCGCTCCGAGGGCACGTGGTGATTGATGTAGGCGCTGAACAGGGGGATGCGCGGCAGGCTGAAGGTGAAGCCCAGGATGATCCCCACGATGACGAGGGGCAGCCACCGGGTGGTGGCGAGCAGCAGGAAGCTCAGGCCCGCGAGCACGGTGGCCCCGAGCAGCAGCCGGCGCATGGAGCCGCTCCAGCGCTCGAGCCGCGCGGAGTTGCCGAGGAAGAGGATCTGCCCGAAGCAGGACAGGGCGTGCACGACGCCGAAGAAGCGCAGGGGCAGCCCGGCGCGCTCGAGCAGCGGCTGGAACAACCAGATGAGGCCCCAGGCGAGCGCATTGGTCAGGGCGAGCTCCAGGGCGAGCAGCAGGACCACCTTGTGGCCGAGGAAGTAGCGGCCGCCCTCGATGATGATGCGGGTGTAGGGGACGCGCTCCTTGCGCGCGCTCGCCTGGACGGGCGGCTCTCGCAGGGTGAGCGAGAGCAGCAGGGCGAGGGCGGCGGGAATGACGTAGGCGCGCATGGGGGCGCTCAGGCCGAAGGTGCTCGCGATGAAGCCTCCGGCGAGGGTGGCGGTGATGATGCCCCCGAGCTTGAAGGACTCCATGCGGCCGAGCACCTGGGGCGCGCGCTGCTCCAGGCCATTCGCCTTGAGGCTGTCATAGGCGAGCGCCTCGTCGGCACCGGAGTGCAGGGTGTAGGCGATGGCGAAGAGCACCTCGGCCGCCATGAACACCAGGAGGGAGGGCCGGGACACGTAGAGCAGGGCCGCGCCGATGCCCACCGCGCTGCCGAGCGCCAGGGAGGCCTTGCGTCCGAGGAAGTCCGCCACGCTGCCCGTGGGCACCTCGAAGAGGAAGTTGCACAGGAAGAACCAGGCGTTGAGGTAGAGCACCTGGGCCAGCGAGAGGCCTCCCCAGTCCGTGTAGAACGGCACGAGGACGGCGGAGAAGAAATGCATCCAGAACAGCAGGCGGATGCCCTGGAGCTTCCAGAGATTGGAATACAGGCCGGGAGCCTGGAGCGTGGACATGGGGCGCATCTTGGATCGCTTCCTCCCATGCTGCCGACATGATCGAGGCCCGAGGGCTGACGAAGCATCATGGGAACTTCACCGCGCCCGGGTCCGGCGGCTCACGGCTCCTCGCGCAGCTCGCGGAGGAAGTCAGCGTCCACGCCCGAGGAGCGCAGGCGGATCAGCTCGTCCACGGAGAGCTTCTCCAGACCCTCGTCGCGCAGCTTGCGCAGGTTGCCCGCGTCCACGCCCAGGGCACGCATCTTCACCACGGCTTCCGGGTCGAGCTTGTCCAATCCCGCCTCGCGCAGTTGGCGGAGGTACTCGGGGGAGACGCCGAGTGCCTTGAACTGCACCAGCTCGTCCGCGGAGAGCTTGTCGTAGCCCAGGTCCTCGAGCGCTTGGATGTACGGCCCCTTCACCCCGAGGGCGCGGAACTGGATGAGCTGGTCGAAGGTGAGCGAGCCCTGGCCCGCCGCGCGCATCTCCTGGAGGAAGTCCTCGTCCACGCCGAGCGCCGCCGCCTGCTTCACCTGGTCCACGGACAGCGCTCGATGGCCGGCCGCCACGAGCGCTTTCACCTTCCGCGCACTCACGCCCAGGAACCGCATCTGAGCCAGCTCCCCGAGACTGGGCTTGT containing:
- a CDS encoding lycopene cyclase domain-containing protein gives rise to the protein MTYEFLVLSLLFLVPGALIWFARPDLRWVMKRTVPLALPFATTEWLFYPEYWTPRFLFDLADRIGFGLEDVLFVAGLGAFASTAYAVAFRRAVVPRGDAVRSLPRALGALGGVLGVAGLLRGGGVPILYASVVAMGVCAAALLWVRPDLWGPGLLGGLMSAAIYLVLCLIFAGLVPGVFERTWRPSLLLRGRFLGVPLDELLYGWGAGVVATVVPAWTFGFGFGRRK
- a CDS encoding DUF7107 domain-containing protein, whose translation is MSTVPSQKVSLLPPMLALIVGFFAGCVFVHDDYDGYGRPGQSACDDSSDCRSNQYCMRGQCEDLDAQAETCRSAGDCTRGDTCVNGVCNQSCKRNADCPNGGYCDGYYCQVTTRPDAGTKPTDGGTRPTDGGLPPVDGGSGCPRPPTDGGTGTPSDAGSAICVRNADCASGSYCINNACVRGCSTDSDCGATQQCSVGLCRPRAEPSCTSASQCTAGSDCVDGSCRVPCTSTTACASGSVCKVGYCQPSDSPGSGAECSVNCDCPSGERCVEGTCQL
- a CDS encoding DUF1579 domain-containing protein; the encoded protein is MTKQSLEQSQAEGGLHHQLSKLVGEWEGVTRTWFEPETLEDESVWRGTIRPVLGGRFVVHEYEGSFKGKPLAGMAIYGYHLDPERYETAWVDSFHTGTGIMFFTGSRGSQGYAVQGSYAAPSGPPWGWRTEIHQPEPDRLLITHYNIPPEGQGPETKAVETDYRRRAPSR
- a CDS encoding MFS transporter; amino-acid sequence: MSTLQAPGLYSNLWKLQGIRLLFWMHFFSAVLVPFYTDWGGLSLAQVLYLNAWFFLCNFLFEVPTGSVADFLGRKASLALGSAVGIGAALLYVSRPSLLVFMAAEVLFAIAYTLHSGADEALAYDSLKANGLEQRAPQVLGRMESFKLGGIITATLAGGFIASTFGLSAPMRAYVIPAALALLLSLTLREPPVQASARKERVPYTRIIIEGGRYFLGHKVVLLLALELALTNALAWGLIWLFQPLLERAGLPLRFFGVVHALSCFGQILFLGNSARLERWSGSMRRLLLGATVLAGLSFLLLATTRWLPLVIVGIILGFTFSLPRIPLFSAYINHHVPSERRATVLSFVSMVRTLGIVVMNPLIGLLAERSLSGTMALLGAGLLVLAAGSRIEERHLSLPAEPPAAG